One window from the genome of Amycolatopsis sp. NBC_01480 encodes:
- a CDS encoding recombinase family protein, with product MGEELSDPKLSAWNPKVRRPGSERVMKRVAARACDGVVVWNTDRGRRRSKDLEDRFKLIEGFASFAVASSRGRLSHAVIHPHPAAGQTRFERREVG from the coding sequence GTGGGTGAGGAGCTCTCTGACCCGAAGCTCTCGGCGTGGAATCCGAAGGTCCGCCGCCCGGGGTCGGAACGGGTCATGAAGCGGGTGGCTGCGCGGGCGTGTGATGGCGTGGTGGTGTGGAACACCGACCGGGGGCGGCGGCGGTCCAAGGACCTGGAGGACCGGTTCAAGCTGATTGAGGGCTTCGCCTCGTTCGCCGTCGCTTCTTCGCGCGGCCGCCTCAGCCACGCTGTCATCCATCCCCATCCGGCGGCGGGACAGACGCGGTTCGAACGGCGCGAAGTCGGGTGA
- a CDS encoding LysR family transcriptional regulator gives MERRQLEYFLAVVDHGGFTNAARRLHVAQPSLSHAVRTLEKQLGGLLFHRLPHGAELTAAGTALVAPARQILRDLSTADAAVREVLGLGGGTLDIASQTTLAVDPLAALLGRFRAGHPKVRVRVRAPETGSDVLNRVRDGQSEVGLVESGSDPAGLSGVDLAEQEVFAVLPADSPRTEALPQAELAELDLVTTPQGTATRWLVEDALRGSGREPRIVVETEHRAMMVPLVLAGAGAALLPRAMAEDARRQGAVIVPLLPRLVRRGRLVWRAGPLSPAAEEFVALVPKDS, from the coding sequence ATGGAGCGCCGCCAGCTGGAGTACTTCCTCGCCGTGGTCGACCACGGCGGGTTCACCAACGCGGCGCGGCGGCTGCACGTCGCCCAGCCCTCGTTGTCGCATGCGGTGCGCACCTTGGAGAAACAGCTGGGCGGACTGCTGTTCCACCGGTTGCCGCATGGCGCGGAGCTGACCGCGGCGGGCACCGCGCTGGTCGCCCCGGCCCGCCAGATCCTGCGTGACCTGAGCACGGCGGACGCGGCGGTGCGCGAGGTGCTCGGGCTCGGCGGCGGGACGCTGGACATCGCCTCCCAGACCACCCTGGCCGTCGACCCGCTGGCCGCGCTGCTGGGCCGGTTCCGCGCCGGGCACCCGAAGGTGCGCGTGCGCGTCCGGGCGCCGGAGACCGGGTCCGATGTGCTCAACCGCGTCCGCGACGGGCAGAGCGAGGTCGGGCTCGTCGAGTCCGGTTCGGACCCGGCCGGACTGTCCGGAGTGGACCTGGCCGAGCAGGAGGTGTTCGCGGTGCTGCCCGCGGACTCCCCGCGCACCGAAGCCCTGCCGCAGGCGGAGCTGGCCGAACTGGACCTGGTCACGACCCCGCAGGGCACCGCCACGCGCTGGCTGGTCGAAGACGCACTGCGCGGCTCCGGCCGTGAACCGCGCATCGTCGTGGAGACCGAGCACCGGGCGATGATGGTCCCGCTGGTCCTCGCGGGCGCCGGCGCGGCGCTGCTCCCCCGCGCCATGGCCGAGGACGCCCGCCGCCAGGGCGCGGTGATCGTCCCCCTGCTCCCCCGCCTGGTACGCCGCGGCCGCCTGGTCTGGCGCGCCGGCCCGCTGTCGCCGGCGGCCGAGGAATTCGTTGCGCTGGTCCCGAAAGACTCGTGA
- a CDS encoding NAD(P)/FAD-dependent oxidoreductase, translated as MKSVAIIGASLAGARAAQELRAQGFDGRVVLVGEEPHLPYDRPPLSKAFLAGTAARESLDLLDADDTASLELRLGTRAERLDPATGRVVLSDGELAVDGVVLATGGRARTLPGTEGIAGVHVLRTLEDSLALREELVPGARVVIVGAGFIGAEVASTARALGLDVTVLEALETPLARVLGPRLAEACAGLHARHGTTLRCGAAVETLLTIGGQVTGVRLTGGEELPADVVVVGIGMVPATDWLTGSGLEVGNGVHTSSGLVTKLPNVVAVGDVAAYAHAETGVRHRHEHWTNASEQAPVAVANLLAGHVTRHYAPSGYVWSDQYSGTLQLAGHPEPGDEVVFVEGSAEDGAFVATYQRDGATVGVFALNSAKQFTRLRRQALRRPAPVA; from the coding sequence GTGAAGAGCGTCGCGATCATCGGCGCCTCGCTGGCCGGGGCCCGCGCCGCGCAGGAGCTGCGGGCGCAGGGGTTCGACGGGCGGGTCGTGCTGGTCGGCGAAGAGCCGCACCTGCCGTACGACCGGCCGCCGCTGTCGAAGGCGTTCCTCGCCGGCACGGCGGCGCGCGAGTCGCTGGACCTGCTCGACGCCGACGACACGGCGTCGCTGGAACTGCGGCTCGGCACGCGCGCGGAGCGGCTCGACCCGGCCACCGGGCGGGTGGTGCTCTCCGACGGCGAGCTGGCCGTCGACGGGGTGGTGCTCGCGACCGGCGGGCGCGCCCGGACCCTGCCGGGGACCGAGGGCATCGCGGGCGTCCACGTGCTGCGTACCCTCGAGGATTCCTTGGCCCTGCGGGAAGAACTCGTTCCCGGCGCGCGGGTGGTGATCGTCGGCGCGGGCTTCATCGGCGCCGAGGTCGCGTCCACCGCCCGGGCCCTGGGCCTCGACGTCACGGTGCTGGAAGCGCTGGAAACGCCGCTCGCCCGGGTGCTCGGCCCGCGGCTGGCCGAGGCCTGCGCGGGGCTGCACGCCCGGCACGGCACGACATTGCGTTGCGGCGCCGCCGTCGAAACCCTGCTGACCATCGGCGGCCAGGTCACCGGCGTCCGGCTGACCGGCGGTGAGGAGCTGCCCGCGGACGTGGTGGTCGTCGGCATCGGCATGGTCCCGGCCACGGACTGGCTCACCGGCTCCGGCCTCGAGGTCGGCAACGGCGTGCACACCTCGAGCGGGCTGGTCACGAAGCTGCCGAACGTCGTCGCAGTCGGCGACGTCGCGGCGTACGCGCATGCGGAAACCGGCGTCCGGCACCGGCACGAGCACTGGACGAACGCCAGCGAGCAGGCGCCGGTGGCCGTCGCGAACCTGCTGGCCGGGCACGTGACCCGGCATTACGCGCCGAGCGGCTACGTCTGGTCGGACCAGTACTCCGGTACGCTCCAGCTCGCCGGGCACCCCGAGCCCGGCGACGAGGTGGTGTTCGTGGAGGGTTCAGCCGAGGACGGCGCGTTTGTCGCGACGTATCAGCGTGACGGCGCCACCGTCGGGGTGTTCGCGCTCAACAGCGCCAAGCAGTTCACGCGCTTGCGCCGCCAGGCCCTGCGGCGCCCGGCCCCCGTGGCCTGA
- a CDS encoding bifunctional 3-phenylpropionate/cinnamic acid dioxygenase ferredoxin subunit: protein MQRACTVDELPPGESVRIAGPEPIAVFNADGELYAIDDTCSHQDASLSEGWLEGCFVECPLHAALFDLRTGMPSCLPAKKPVRTYSVLVEEGVVYVQSDARENAA from the coding sequence ATGCAACGCGCGTGCACAGTGGACGAACTGCCGCCCGGCGAATCCGTCCGGATCGCGGGCCCCGAGCCGATCGCGGTGTTCAACGCCGACGGTGAGCTGTACGCCATCGACGACACCTGCAGCCACCAGGACGCGTCGCTGTCCGAGGGCTGGCTGGAGGGCTGCTTCGTCGAGTGCCCGCTGCACGCGGCACTGTTCGACCTGCGGACCGGGATGCCCTCCTGCCTGCCCGCGAAGAAGCCCGTGCGCACGTACTCGGTGCTGGTCGAGGAAGGCGTCGTCTACGTGCAGTCCGACGCCCGGGAGAACGCGGCGTGA
- the betA gene encoding choline dehydrogenase, whose product MSSEGYDFVIVGGGSAGCALANRLSADPATKVLVLEAGRSDAKWDVFIHMPAALTFPIGSKFYDWGYRSEPEPHMNRRRIYHARGKVLGGSSSINGMIFQRGNPLDYERWAGDPGMSTWDYAHCLPYFQRMENCLADAPDGQWRGHSGPLELERGPATNPLFQAFFDAAVEAGYPRTDDVNGYRQEGFAAFDRNVRKGRRLSAARAYLHPVMHRPNLTVKTHAFVSQILFDGTRAIGVEYSQGRGAPGEVYGKEIILCGGAVNTPQLLQLSGVGNAAELERLGIDVVRDLPGVGENLQDHLEVYIQYACKQPVSMQPSLAKWKRPYIGAQWLFLRSGPAATNHFEGGGFVRSNEEVAYPNLMFHFLPVAIRYDGSVPAGGHGYQVHVGPMYADTRGTVKITSTDPREHPALKFNYLSTENDRREWVEAVRVARKILNQSALDPYNGGEISPGPEVETDEQILDWVAKDAETALHPSCTAKMGVDEQSVVDPETMRVHGTEGLRVVDASVMPYIPNGNIYAPVMMTAEKSADLILGNTPLAPLKQPFHRHLPA is encoded by the coding sequence ATGAGTTCCGAAGGCTACGACTTCGTCATCGTCGGCGGCGGCTCGGCGGGCTGCGCGCTCGCGAACCGGCTGTCGGCCGACCCGGCCACGAAGGTGCTGGTGCTGGAGGCCGGTCGCTCCGACGCCAAGTGGGACGTGTTCATCCACATGCCCGCCGCGCTGACCTTCCCGATCGGCAGCAAGTTCTACGACTGGGGCTACCGCAGCGAGCCCGAGCCGCACATGAACCGGCGGCGGATCTACCACGCCCGCGGCAAGGTGCTCGGCGGGTCCAGCAGCATCAACGGGATGATCTTCCAGCGCGGCAACCCGCTGGACTACGAGCGCTGGGCCGGCGACCCCGGAATGTCCACTTGGGACTACGCGCACTGCCTGCCCTACTTCCAGCGCATGGAAAACTGCCTGGCCGACGCGCCGGACGGGCAGTGGCGCGGCCACAGCGGACCGCTGGAGCTGGAGCGCGGGCCCGCGACCAACCCGTTGTTCCAAGCGTTCTTCGACGCCGCCGTCGAGGCGGGTTACCCGCGCACGGACGACGTCAACGGCTACCGTCAGGAGGGCTTCGCGGCCTTCGACCGCAACGTGCGCAAGGGCCGCCGCCTCTCGGCCGCCCGCGCGTACCTGCACCCGGTGATGCACCGGCCGAACCTGACGGTCAAGACCCACGCGTTCGTCTCGCAGATCCTCTTCGACGGCACCCGCGCGATCGGCGTCGAGTACTCGCAGGGCCGCGGCGCGCCGGGCGAGGTGTACGGCAAGGAGATCATTCTCTGCGGCGGCGCGGTCAACACGCCGCAGCTGCTCCAGCTGTCCGGCGTCGGCAACGCGGCCGAGCTGGAACGGCTGGGCATCGACGTGGTGCGCGATCTACCCGGCGTCGGCGAGAACCTGCAGGACCACCTCGAGGTGTACATCCAGTACGCCTGCAAGCAGCCGGTCTCCATGCAGCCCTCGCTGGCCAAGTGGAAGCGGCCCTACATCGGCGCGCAGTGGCTGTTCCTGCGCTCCGGGCCGGCCGCGACCAACCACTTCGAGGGCGGCGGTTTCGTCCGCAGCAACGAAGAAGTCGCGTACCCGAACCTGATGTTCCACTTCCTGCCGGTGGCCATCCGCTACGACGGCTCGGTGCCGGCCGGCGGCCACGGCTACCAGGTGCACGTCGGCCCGATGTACGCCGACACCCGCGGCACGGTCAAGATCACCTCGACCGACCCGCGCGAGCACCCGGCGCTGAAGTTCAACTACCTGTCCACCGAGAACGACCGCCGCGAGTGGGTGGAGGCCGTGCGGGTGGCGCGCAAGATCCTCAACCAGTCCGCGCTCGACCCGTACAACGGCGGCGAGATCTCCCCCGGGCCCGAGGTGGAGACCGACGAGCAGATCCTCGACTGGGTCGCGAAGGACGCCGAGACCGCGCTGCACCCTTCGTGCACCGCGAAGATGGGCGTGGACGAGCAGTCGGTGGTGGACCCCGAGACCATGCGGGTCCACGGCACCGAGGGGCTGCGGGTGGTCGACGCGTCCGTGATGCCCTACATCCCCAACGGCAACATCTACGCCCCGGTGATGATGACCGCCGAGAAGTCCGCCGACCTGATCCTCGGCAACACCCCGCTCGCCCCGCTCAAGCAGCCCTTCCACCGGCACCTCCCCGCCTGA
- a CDS encoding amino acid permease, whose amino-acid sequence MTTRSKPAGEGSAGSDSSELAKFGYRQELERSLGSFSSFAAGFSYISIMTGVFQLFFFGFGSGGPAFIWTWPLVFIGQLAVALCFSELAGQFPLAGSVYQWAKQIAKPVTSWLAGWIMIIGAIVTAAAVAVAYQIILPQVSTAFQIVGSDADAGLTSTPGGAQNAIILALVLVVFATIVNIIGVKLMAKINNFGVAVELIASVLLIIALAVHIKRGPGLVFDTHGTGAGQPLGYLGAFLVASLMSAYVFYGFDTAGSLAEETTQPRRHAPRAILRAITAAFLVGGLMMLVGMMAVGDLNASELSTSGMPYLLKSTLGTGLGDAFLICSAIAITVCCLAVQTAAIRMTFAMARDGRLPFSKALSKVSPRSKTPVVPALITGGLTVVVLLINLGNQRAFFVLTSTAIILFYIPYLMVTAPMLLRRLRGQWPRPGHGPYFKLGRWGTLVNLVAVLYGAGMTINLLWPRPEVYGNDHWYFQWGAVLITALIAVVGGIMLAIRRRRWAAGHADPEQQPDAVAG is encoded by the coding sequence ATGACCACACGATCCAAGCCCGCGGGCGAGGGGTCCGCCGGGTCCGACAGCTCCGAACTCGCGAAGTTCGGCTACCGCCAGGAACTCGAACGCTCCCTCGGCTCCTTCTCCAGCTTCGCCGCCGGGTTCAGCTACATCTCGATCATGACCGGCGTGTTCCAGCTGTTCTTCTTCGGCTTCGGCTCCGGCGGCCCGGCCTTCATCTGGACCTGGCCGCTGGTGTTCATCGGCCAGCTCGCGGTGGCGCTCTGCTTCTCCGAATTGGCCGGGCAGTTCCCGCTCGCCGGCTCGGTCTACCAGTGGGCCAAGCAGATCGCGAAACCCGTCACGTCGTGGCTGGCCGGCTGGATCATGATCATCGGCGCGATCGTGACCGCCGCGGCCGTCGCGGTGGCCTACCAGATCATCCTGCCGCAGGTGTCCACGGCGTTCCAGATCGTCGGCAGCGACGCCGACGCCGGGCTCACCTCCACCCCCGGCGGCGCGCAGAACGCGATCATCCTCGCGCTGGTGCTGGTGGTGTTCGCGACCATCGTGAACATCATCGGCGTCAAGCTGATGGCGAAGATCAACAACTTCGGCGTGGCCGTGGAGCTGATCGCGAGCGTGCTGCTGATCATCGCGCTGGCCGTGCACATCAAGCGCGGGCCGGGCCTGGTGTTCGACACCCACGGCACCGGCGCGGGCCAGCCGCTCGGCTACCTCGGCGCGTTCCTGGTGGCGTCCTTGATGAGCGCGTACGTGTTCTACGGCTTCGACACCGCGGGCTCGCTCGCCGAGGAGACCACGCAGCCGCGCCGGCACGCGCCGCGCGCCATCCTCCGGGCGATCACCGCCGCGTTCCTGGTCGGCGGGCTGATGATGCTCGTCGGCATGATGGCGGTCGGCGACCTGAACGCCAGCGAGCTGAGCACGTCCGGGATGCCGTACCTGCTCAAGAGCACGCTGGGCACCGGGCTCGGCGACGCGTTCCTGATCTGCTCGGCGATCGCGATCACCGTGTGCTGCCTGGCGGTGCAGACCGCGGCGATCCGGATGACCTTCGCCATGGCCCGCGACGGGCGGCTGCCGTTCAGCAAGGCGCTCTCGAAGGTGTCCCCGCGGTCGAAGACGCCGGTGGTGCCGGCGCTGATCACCGGCGGGCTGACCGTGGTGGTGCTGCTGATCAACCTCGGCAACCAGCGCGCGTTTTTCGTGCTCACCTCGACCGCGATCATCCTGTTCTACATCCCGTACCTGATGGTGACCGCCCCGATGCTGCTGCGCCGCCTGCGCGGGCAGTGGCCGCGGCCGGGGCACGGGCCGTACTTCAAGCTCGGCCGCTGGGGCACGCTGGTGAACCTGGTCGCCGTGCTCTACGGCGCGGGCATGACCATCAACCTGCTCTGGCCGCGGCCCGAGGTCTACGGCAACGACCACTGGTACTTCCAGTGGGGCGCGGTGCTGATCACCGCCCTGATCGCCGTGGTCGGCGGCATCATGCTGGCGATCCGGCGGCGGCGCTGGGCGGCCGGGCACGCCGATCCCGAACAGCAGCCCGACGCGGTGGCCGGATAG
- a CDS encoding aldehyde dehydrogenase family protein, which produces MKDLHIDGIWTEASDGARAEVLNPADGEVLKTVAVAGPAEVGAAVTAARRAFDSGPWRRTTASERADLLTRIAALLQRDREDLARTESLDTGKTLAEGRIDVDDVTAVFRYYASLTDAGRVVDTGNPKAISRIVHEPVGVCALIAPWNYPLLQMSWKVAPALAAGNTLVLKPSEVTPLTTVALVALAEEAGVPAGVVNLLLGPGPVGAALVEHPGVDLVSFTGGLATGEKIMAAAARGVRRVALELGGKNPNVVFDDADFDTAVDYALAAAFVHSGQVCSAGARLIVQDGVHDRFVDELAARAGRIRLGRGLDPDTEAGPLVSAAHRAKVEGYIAGAIEAGATLRAGGARPTEEHLRHGFFLRPTVFSDCTRDMAVVREEVFGPVVTVERFATEAEAIELANDTDYGLAGAVWTSDAGRAQRVAGALRHGTVWINDYHPYLPQAEWGGFGKSGIGRELGPSGLDEYREAKHIYHNIDPAPQRWFTG; this is translated from the coding sequence ATGAAGGACCTCCACATCGACGGGATCTGGACCGAAGCGTCCGACGGGGCGCGCGCCGAAGTGCTCAACCCCGCCGACGGCGAGGTGCTGAAGACCGTGGCCGTCGCCGGGCCGGCCGAGGTCGGCGCCGCCGTGACCGCCGCCCGCCGCGCGTTCGACAGCGGGCCTTGGCGCCGAACCACCGCGAGCGAACGGGCTGATCTGCTCACCCGCATCGCCGCCTTGCTGCAACGGGACCGCGAAGACCTAGCCCGCACCGAAAGCCTCGACACCGGTAAAACGCTCGCCGAAGGCCGCATCGACGTGGACGACGTCACCGCCGTCTTCCGTTATTACGCGAGCCTGACCGACGCAGGACGCGTGGTGGACACCGGGAACCCGAAGGCGATCAGCCGGATCGTGCACGAGCCGGTGGGCGTCTGCGCGCTGATCGCGCCGTGGAACTACCCGCTGCTGCAGATGTCCTGGAAGGTCGCGCCGGCGCTGGCCGCGGGCAACACCCTGGTGCTCAAGCCGAGTGAGGTCACCCCGCTGACCACCGTCGCGCTGGTCGCGCTGGCCGAAGAGGCCGGGGTGCCCGCGGGCGTGGTGAACCTGCTGCTCGGGCCCGGCCCGGTGGGCGCCGCGCTGGTCGAGCACCCGGGCGTGGACCTGGTGTCGTTCACCGGCGGGCTGGCCACCGGCGAGAAGATCATGGCCGCCGCCGCGCGCGGGGTCCGCCGGGTGGCGCTGGAGCTGGGCGGCAAGAACCCCAACGTGGTCTTCGACGACGCCGATTTCGACACCGCGGTGGACTACGCCCTGGCCGCCGCGTTCGTCCACTCCGGACAGGTCTGCTCGGCCGGCGCGCGGCTGATCGTCCAGGACGGGGTGCACGACCGGTTCGTCGACGAGCTGGCCGCGCGGGCCGGCCGGATCCGGCTCGGCCGCGGCCTCGACCCGGACACCGAAGCGGGCCCGCTCGTGTCGGCCGCGCACCGCGCGAAGGTCGAGGGTTACATCGCCGGCGCGATCGAGGCCGGCGCGACACTGCGAGCGGGCGGCGCACGGCCCACCGAGGAGCACCTGCGTCACGGATTCTTCTTGCGCCCCACGGTGTTCTCGGACTGCACCCGGGACATGGCGGTGGTGCGGGAGGAGGTGTTCGGGCCGGTGGTCACGGTCGAGCGGTTCGCCACCGAGGCCGAGGCGATCGAGCTGGCGAACGACACGGACTACGGGCTCGCGGGCGCCGTCTGGACCTCGGACGCCGGCCGCGCCCAGCGCGTGGCCGGGGCCCTGCGCCACGGCACCGTGTGGATCAACGACTACCACCCGTACCTCCCCCAGGCCGAGTGGGGAGGTTTCGGCAAGTCCGGCATCGGGCGCGAGCTCGGCCCCTCGGGGCTGGACGAGTACCGCGAGGCCAAGCACATCTACCACAACATCGATCCCGCACCGCAACGCTGGTTCACCGGCTGA
- a CDS encoding TetR/AcrR family transcriptional regulator, with protein sequence MATRVSAGRRLRGPNDPERRARIAKAAIQVVAERGIEGLTHRAVAAAADVPLGSTTYHFATLDDLLEVALHEAAENNVRELREWEQALAPDADFAAALAELVMGYIHELYPHTVVEYDLYVAAMHRPRLRPASAAWDDALIELFRSRTDPLTGRLLAGLFCGLLMQAALSEPQPDHTEIEALFRRAIEGPAA encoded by the coding sequence ATGGCGACGAGGGTGTCGGCGGGGCGCCGGCTGCGTGGTCCGAACGACCCGGAGCGGCGCGCGCGGATCGCGAAGGCCGCCATCCAGGTGGTCGCGGAGCGGGGCATCGAGGGGCTGACCCACCGGGCCGTCGCGGCCGCGGCCGACGTGCCGCTCGGCTCGACCACCTACCACTTCGCGACCCTCGACGACCTGCTCGAGGTCGCGTTGCACGAGGCGGCCGAGAACAACGTGCGCGAGCTGCGGGAGTGGGAGCAGGCCCTGGCGCCGGACGCCGATTTCGCCGCGGCGCTGGCCGAGCTGGTGATGGGCTACATCCACGAGCTGTACCCGCACACCGTCGTCGAATACGACCTGTACGTCGCGGCCATGCACCGGCCGCGGCTGCGCCCGGCGAGCGCGGCGTGGGACGACGCGCTGATCGAGCTGTTCCGCTCCCGCACCGACCCGCTCACCGGGCGGCTGCTCGCCGGGCTCTTCTGCGGCCTGCTCATGCAGGCGGCACTGTCCGAGCCACAGCCGGACCACACCGAGATCGAGGCGCTGTTCCGCCGGGCCATCGAGGGGCCCGCTGCCTGA
- a CDS encoding aromatic ring-hydroxylating oxygenase subunit alpha, with product MTTTDLPRSLLPTLPGRYYTDPAIFAREQEKIFEADWFCAVRCADLAAPGAFETVRIGRESVIVARARDGKLGAFLNVCRHRGARLCTEEAGQVKRAFQCMYHAWTYGLDGKLIAAPNLTGMPDVDRTEYGLTRVHLREWLGYAWVSLAGEPPSFEGTVMADVADRLGGLPELDAYGIEDLALGKRIEYDVKANWKQIIENFMECYHCATIHPELTEVLPEFADGYAAQYFVGHGAEFGEEVAGFTVDGSEGVERLPGVGEHQDRRYYAITVRPQVFVNLVPDHVILHRMFPLAPDRTLVRCDWLYLPGVVESGVDLSRSVELFHRVNQQDFEACERCQLAMDSRSYARGGVLVPSEHHIGAFHDWVRARTEG from the coding sequence GTGACCACCACCGACCTGCCGCGGAGCCTGCTGCCCACGTTGCCCGGCCGGTACTACACGGACCCGGCGATCTTCGCGCGCGAGCAGGAGAAGATCTTCGAGGCCGACTGGTTCTGCGCCGTGCGCTGCGCGGACCTGGCCGCGCCCGGGGCGTTCGAGACCGTCCGAATCGGACGGGAGAGCGTGATCGTCGCGCGGGCGCGCGACGGGAAGCTGGGCGCCTTCCTCAACGTCTGCCGCCACCGCGGCGCCCGGTTGTGCACCGAGGAGGCGGGCCAGGTCAAGCGGGCGTTCCAGTGCATGTACCACGCCTGGACCTACGGCCTCGACGGCAAGCTGATCGCCGCGCCCAACCTCACCGGCATGCCCGACGTCGACCGCACCGAGTACGGCCTGACCCGGGTGCACCTGCGGGAATGGCTCGGCTACGCCTGGGTCAGCCTGGCCGGGGAGCCGCCGTCCTTCGAGGGCACGGTGATGGCGGACGTCGCCGACCGGCTCGGCGGCTTGCCGGAGCTGGACGCGTACGGGATCGAGGATCTCGCGCTGGGCAAGCGCATCGAGTACGACGTGAAGGCGAACTGGAAGCAGATCATCGAGAACTTCATGGAGTGCTACCACTGCGCCACCATCCACCCGGAGCTGACCGAGGTGCTGCCGGAGTTCGCCGACGGTTACGCGGCGCAGTACTTCGTGGGCCACGGCGCCGAGTTCGGCGAGGAGGTCGCCGGGTTCACCGTGGACGGCAGCGAGGGCGTCGAGCGGCTGCCGGGCGTGGGGGAGCACCAGGACCGCCGGTACTACGCGATCACCGTCCGGCCGCAGGTGTTCGTGAACCTGGTGCCGGACCACGTGATCCTGCACCGGATGTTCCCGCTCGCCCCGGACCGCACACTCGTCCGCTGCGACTGGCTGTACCTGCCCGGGGTGGTGGAGTCCGGAGTGGACCTGAGCCGGTCCGTCGAGCTGTTCCACCGCGTCAACCAGCAGGACTTCGAGGCGTGTGAACGCTGCCAGCTCGCGATGGACTCGCGCTCGTACGCCCGCGGCGGGGTGCTGGTGCCGAGCGAGCACCACATCGGCGCGTTCCACGACTGGGTCCGCGCGCGGACCGAAGGCTAG
- a CDS encoding GntR family transcriptional regulator — protein sequence MPVTGPSLAEQAYLFVRDRLVMLDIKPGEPINEEWLGGSLGMGRTPIREALKRLEAERLVVAYPRRGTFATDVNISDLAHISEVRRTLEPAATAAAAERATDGDRERLTALREQLDTEQPAGNTDLLRIDLDLHRAVYACVHNPFLEDTLIHYDNLATRIWCVFLPRLRGMAGHVNEHAPLLTAIIDGDAKKAAELTLDHVTGFEQAIRALI from the coding sequence ATGCCGGTCACCGGGCCGTCCCTGGCGGAGCAGGCATACCTGTTCGTCCGCGACCGCCTCGTCATGCTCGACATCAAGCCGGGCGAGCCGATCAACGAGGAGTGGCTGGGCGGTTCACTCGGCATGGGCCGCACGCCGATCCGCGAAGCGCTGAAACGGCTGGAGGCCGAGCGGCTGGTCGTCGCCTACCCGCGCCGGGGCACGTTCGCCACCGACGTCAACATCTCCGACCTCGCCCACATCTCCGAGGTCCGCCGCACGCTGGAGCCGGCCGCCACCGCGGCGGCGGCCGAGCGCGCGACCGACGGGGACCGCGAGCGGCTGACCGCGTTGCGCGAGCAGCTCGACACCGAACAACCGGCCGGGAACACCGACCTGCTGCGGATCGACCTCGATCTGCACCGGGCCGTGTACGCCTGCGTGCACAACCCGTTCCTCGAGGACACCCTGATCCACTACGACAACCTCGCCACCCGTATCTGGTGCGTTTTCCTGCCGCGCCTGCGCGGCATGGCCGGCCACGTGAACGAGCACGCCCCCCTGCTCACCGCCATCATCGACGGCGACGCGAAGAAGGCAGCGGAGCTGACGCTCGACCACGTGACCGGCTTCGAACAGGCCATCCGCGCGCTGATCTAG